Proteins encoded in a region of the Salvelinus fontinalis isolate EN_2023a chromosome 17, ASM2944872v1, whole genome shotgun sequence genome:
- the LOC129814599 gene encoding gap junction delta-4 protein-like, producing MEKTRLMEMLFITFNHNVTFLGKMWLILMVVLRLLILLFSGYPLFRDEQERFVCNTIQPGCTNVCFDGFAPLSLFRFWLFQLIMLCLPHMMFISYIVHKVSSALRIGGNYSPGSRSPVGALCTHQHSLPKGTPNFLSAYLLDLLLRILLEAAFSAGQYYLYGFSVPRRFQCYESPCTSMVECYISSPTEKTIMLNFMLGAASLSLLLSLADLMCSVQRMVTQGRREEKLKEGGLFMNGRVGEDIEVLYAQNALKTVLKRSHIDKPTSRCIPNSDLSHGRVRINNETQVRVAAPPLQGRRPPRRAARMEPPQPFQPIPMGAQSNGRFVHPNHISHSSPVPLSRRLERNQVVVSRQSTPSPMNSSRRHGCYNVVDTTLLEQHYDSAESRDRLQEEVILQEVGVRGTSSSSSGSSSSSDAQ from the exons ATGGAGAAGACGCGTCTAATGGAAATGCTATTTATTACTTTCAATCACAACGTCACTTTCCTGG GGAAGATGTGGTTGATCTTAATGGTGGTCCTGAGACTACTTATCCTCCTGTTCTCTGGCTATCCCCTCTTCCGGGACGAGCAGGAGCGCTTTGTGTGCAACACCATCCAGCCGGGCTGCACCAACGTCTGCTTCGACGGCTttgctcccctctccctcttccgcTTCTGGCTGTTCCAACTGATCATGCTCTGTCTCCCTCACATGATGTTCATTTCGTATATAGTCCACAAAGTATCGTCAGCTCTTCGTATCGGAGGGAACTATTCCCCTGGCAGCAGAAGTCCGGTAGGGGCTCTGTGTACCCATCAACATTCCCTACCAAAAGGGACGCCTAACTTTCTAAGTGCCTACCTCCTGGACCTGCTACTACGTATCTTACTGGAGGCAGCGTTCAGTGCTGGACAGTACTACCTCTATGGCTTCTCTGTCCCCAGGCGCTTCCAGTGCTATGAGTCCCCCTGTACGTCCATGGTGGAGTGCTACATATCCAGCCCCACAGAGAAGACCATCATGCTCAACTTCATGCTGGGGgctgcctccctgtctctgctACTGAGTCTGGCAGACTTGATGTGCTCAGTGCAGCGCATGGTgacacaggggaggagagaggagaagctgAAGGAGGGCGGACTGTTCATGAATGGAAGAGTTGGGGAGGATATTGAAGTCCTGTACGCCCAGAACGCTCTCAAAACTGTCCTAAAGAGAAGTCACATTGACAAACCGACCTCGAGGTGTATCCCAAACAGTGACCTTTCACACGGACGAGTGAGAATAAACAATGAGACCCAGGTAAGGGTGGCTGCCCCACCCCTCCAGGGGAGAAGGCCGCCACGGAGAGCTGCAAGGATGGAGCCTCCGCAGCCATTTCAGCCCATCCCTATGGGTGCTCAATCGAACGGTCGCTTTGTTCATCCAAACCACATCTCCCATTCATCTCCAGTCCCCCTCTCCCGGCGGTTAGAGAGAAACCAAGTGGTAGTCTCGCGCCAGTCTACCCCCTCGCCAATGAACAGTAGCCGGAGGCACGGCTGCTACAACGTGGTAGACACAACACTCCTGGAGCAGCATTATGATAGTGCAGAGTCCCGTGATAGGCTCCAGGAGGAAGTCATCCTGCAGGAAGTGGGGGTAAGGGGCACCTCAAGCTCCTCCAGTGGTTCTTCTTCCTCGTCAGATGCGCAATAA
- the LOC129814171 gene encoding frizzled-8-like, producing the protein MRMECQLLGWCMLFALVLHRSSCAAAKELQCQEISVPLCKGIGYNYTYMPNQFNHDTQDEAGLEVHQFWPLVEIKCSPDLKFFLCSMYTPICLEDYKKPLPPCRSVCERAKAGCAPLMRQYGFPWPDRMRCDVLPVQGNRDTLCMDYNRSETTTVSPVVAKPTNRPVKPINPRKKNGHGRSNVPSKHKPPSSPCEPRCHCRAPMVQVNSDSHPLYNRVKTGQTLNCAMPCHNPYFSQDERTFTAFWIGLWSVLCFISTFATVATFLIDMERFKYPERPIIFLSACYMFVSVGYIVRLIAGHEQVACNMEHDTEHIHYETTGPALCTIVFLLIYFFGMASSIWWVILSLTWFLAAGMKWGNEAIASYSQYFHLAAWLIPSMKSIAVLALSSVDGDPVAGICYVGNQNLDNLRGFVLAPLVIYLFIGTMFLLAGFVSLFRIRSVIKQGGTKTDKLERLMIRIGIFTVLYTVPATIIVACYFYEQHNRQTWEITNNCSCLSEHEMQKPDYAVFMLKYFMCLLVGITSGAWVWSGKTLESWRKFCTRCCWASKTTSGSMYSDVSTGLTWRSGTASSASCPKQMPLSRV; encoded by the coding sequence ATGAGGATGGAGTGCCAGTTGCTGGGGTGGTGCATGCTTTTTGCACTCGTTCTACACAGGTCGAGCTGCGCCGCGGCGAAGGAGCTACAATGCCAGGAGATATCCGTGCCTCTATGCAAAGGAATTGGCTACAACTACACCTACATGCCCAACCAGTTCAATCACGACACACAGGACGAGGCAGGGCTGGAGGTGCACCAGTTTTGGCCCCTGGTGGAAATCAAGTGTTCTCCGGACCTGAAGTTCTTTCTCTGTAGCATGTACACTCCTATTTGCCTAGAGGACTACAAGAAGCCCCTGCCGCCGTGTCGGAGTGTCTGCGAGAGAGCCAAGGCAGGCTGCGCGCCTTTGATGAGGCAGTACGGGTTCCCgtggccagacagaatgagatgCGATGTTTTACCAGTGCAGGGTAACCGAGATACATTGTGTATGGACTATAACAGAAGCGAGACAACGACTGTTTCTCCAGTTGTTGCAAAGCCCACAAACCGCCCGGTTAAACCAATAAACCCACGAAAGAAGAATGGACACGGGCGTTCGAATGTTCCTAGTAAACACAAACCTCCGAGTTCTCCCTGCGAACCCCGGTGTCACTGCCGCGCGCCCATGGTTCAAGTCAACAGTGACAGTCATCCTCTATATAACAGAGTTAAAACGGGACAGACTCTGAACTGTGCCATGCCCTGCCACAATCCTTACTTCTCACAAGACGAAAGGACATTTACTGCATTCTGGATAGGACTATGGTCCGTATTATGTTTTATCTCCACTTTTGCAACAGTGGCAACTTTTTTAATCGACATGGAGCGGTTCAAATATCCGGAGCGACCCATTATTTTCCTCTCTGCTTGTTACATGTTTGTCTCCGTCGGCTACATTGTCAGACTAATTGCTGGACATGAACAAGTGGCTTGTAACATGGAGCATGATACCGAACACATCCACTACGAGACCACCGGCCCTGCGCTTTGTACCATTGTATTTCTACTCATCTACTTCTTCGGCATGGCAAGTTCTAtttggtgggttattctgtcCCTTACTTGGTTTCTGGCTGCGGGGATGAAGTGGGGGAATGAGGCCATAGCCAGTTACTCACAGTATTTTCATTTAGCTGCCTGGCTGATACCCAGCATGAAATCAATAGCTGTGTTAGCGTTGAGTTCAGTGGACGGGGACCCTGTGGCTGGAATATGCTACGTTGGCAATCAGAACTTGGATAACCTCCGGGGCTTTGTTTTGGCGCCGTTGGTTATCTATCTGTTCATTGGGACTATGTTTCTCCTGGCTGGGTTTGTTTCACTGTTCCGGATCCGGAGTGTTATAAAGCAAGGAGGGACGAAAACAGACAAGTTGGAGAGACTGATGATCAGGATAGGTATTTTTACAGTGCTTTACACTGTCCCAGCCACGATTATAGTAGCCTGTTACTTCTATGAGCAGCACAACAGACAGACTTGGGAAATAACCAATAACTGTTCCTGCTTGTCGGAGCATGAAATGCAAAAGCCAGACTACGCTGTGTTCATGCTCAAATATTTCATGTGCCTTTTGGTTGGCATCACGTCCGGCGCGTGGGTCTGGTCGGGGAAAACTCTAGAATCATGGAGGAAATTTTGCACCCGCTGCTGTTGGGCCAGCAAGACCACGAGCGGGTCAATGTACAGTGACGTTAGCACGGGACTGACGTGGAGGTCTGGCACTGCGAGCTCTGCCTCTTGTCCCAAACAGATGCCATTGTCTCGGGTTTGA